A region of Natribaculum luteum DNA encodes the following proteins:
- a CDS encoding DUF4212 domain-containing protein, protein MPDNNTHDSTDKRAETDGGVAGQAGQAHRDTDYLSSEVNIINPSTPFMRDHLRVVWTGFIIWVIAVWGPVTLTYLATDAMTTQMPVLGFPLHYFLVAFGAPTSALILSFWYSRKRDALDEKYGIDHTTIEETGHGSEAAATDGGVDQ, encoded by the coding sequence ATGCCAGATAACAACACTCACGATTCGACTGACAAACGAGCCGAGACGGACGGTGGCGTGGCCGGACAGGCCGGCCAGGCCCACCGAGACACCGACTACCTCAGTTCGGAGGTGAACATCATAAATCCGAGCACGCCGTTCATGCGCGATCACCTGCGGGTGGTCTGGACGGGCTTCATCATCTGGGTCATTGCCGTGTGGGGTCCAGTGACGCTGACGTACCTGGCGACCGACGCGATGACGACCCAGATGCCGGTGCTTGGCTTCCCGCTGCACTACTTCCTGGTCGCGTTCGGCGCACCGACCAGCGCACTGATCCTGTCGTTCTGGTACTCGCGCAAGCGCGACGCGCTCGATGAGAAGTACGGCATCGATCACACGACCATCGAAGAGACCGGTCACGGCAGCGAAGCCGCGGCCACCGACGGGGGTGTCGACCAATGA
- the acs gene encoding acetate--CoA ligase: MSEEDVRGDGGLEARLEEQETFEPPESFVEQANVTDESIYEEFEEEWPQCWEQAADLLEWDEPYDTVLEDEEAPFYEWFTGGNLNASYNCLDRHVEDGAKNRAAIKWEGELGETRTYTYGDLLNEVEAFAATLRDLGVEEDDVVTLYMPMIPELPIAMLACARIGAPHSAVFAGFSADALATRMNSADSEYLVTCDGYYRRGDALDHLSKTNEGLEDVEHEVSDVVVVDRLGDDLEHSLADNQHDYDELVDEHAGASVEPVSRDAEDMLFLMYTSGTTGQPKGVKHTTGGYLSYAAWTSQAVLDIKPEDTYWCSADIGWITGHSYIVYGPLALGTTTVMYEGTPDYPDKDRLWEIVENHRVDIFYTAPTAIRAFMKWGAEYPDQHDLSSLRLLGTVGEPINPRAWKWYYQNIGNEECPVVDTWWQTETGGMMVTTLPGVNTMKPGSAGPPLPGVDARIVDAAGEEVEAGNAGYLTVQKPWPGMLRTLYNNDERFISEYWQEYSDEEADEWVYFPEDGAKIDDDGYITVLGRVDDVINVSGHRLGTMEIESAIVGVSGVAEAAVVGGEHDIKGEAVYTYVIPEDGYEGGDDLREQIVEAVEDAIGPIARPEEVVFTPELPKTRSGKIMRRLLEDIASGNELGNTSTLRNPEVVEDIAEQVQGD; encoded by the coding sequence ATGTCAGAGGAAGACGTGCGTGGTGATGGAGGACTCGAGGCGCGACTCGAGGAACAAGAGACGTTCGAGCCGCCGGAGTCGTTCGTCGAGCAAGCGAACGTGACAGACGAGTCGATCTACGAGGAATTCGAGGAAGAGTGGCCACAGTGCTGGGAGCAGGCGGCCGACCTCCTCGAGTGGGACGAGCCGTACGACACCGTCCTCGAGGACGAAGAGGCACCGTTCTACGAATGGTTCACCGGCGGGAACCTCAACGCGTCGTACAACTGTCTGGATCGCCACGTCGAAGACGGGGCGAAAAATCGTGCGGCGATCAAGTGGGAAGGCGAGCTAGGCGAGACGCGGACGTACACGTACGGCGACCTGCTAAACGAGGTCGAGGCGTTCGCGGCGACCCTTCGTGACCTCGGCGTCGAGGAAGACGACGTGGTGACGCTGTACATGCCGATGATTCCAGAGCTGCCGATCGCGATGCTCGCGTGCGCTCGCATCGGCGCACCGCACTCGGCGGTGTTCGCCGGCTTCTCCGCGGACGCGTTGGCGACCCGGATGAACTCGGCCGACAGCGAGTACCTCGTCACCTGTGACGGCTACTACCGTCGTGGCGACGCCCTCGACCACCTCTCGAAGACCAACGAAGGGCTCGAGGACGTCGAACACGAGGTGTCGGACGTCGTGGTGGTCGACCGCCTCGGCGACGACCTCGAACACTCGCTCGCGGACAACCAGCACGATTACGACGAACTGGTCGACGAGCACGCGGGCGCGTCGGTCGAGCCAGTCTCGCGAGACGCCGAGGACATGCTGTTCCTGATGTACACCTCGGGGACGACCGGCCAGCCGAAGGGCGTGAAACACACGACGGGCGGCTACCTCTCGTATGCCGCCTGGACGAGCCAGGCAGTACTGGACATCAAGCCGGAGGACACCTACTGGTGTTCGGCGGACATCGGCTGGATCACGGGCCACTCCTACATCGTCTACGGGCCGCTCGCGCTCGGGACGACGACGGTCATGTACGAGGGGACGCCCGACTACCCCGACAAGGATCGCCTGTGGGAGATCGTCGAGAACCACCGTGTGGACATCTTCTACACGGCACCGACGGCGATCCGGGCGTTCATGAAGTGGGGCGCGGAGTACCCCGACCAGCACGACCTCTCGTCGCTGCGCCTGCTGGGAACGGTCGGCGAACCGATCAACCCGCGGGCCTGGAAGTGGTACTACCAGAACATCGGTAACGAGGAGTGTCCGGTCGTCGACACCTGGTGGCAGACCGAGACCGGCGGCATGATGGTCACCACTCTTCCGGGTGTCAACACGATGAAACCCGGCTCTGCCGGACCGCCGCTACCCGGCGTCGACGCCCGGATCGTCGACGCCGCCGGTGAGGAGGTCGAGGCCGGCAACGCCGGCTACCTCACGGTCCAGAAGCCGTGGCCGGGGATGCTCCGGACGCTGTACAACAACGACGAGCGGTTCATCTCCGAGTACTGGCAGGAGTACTCCGACGAGGAGGCCGACGAGTGGGTCTACTTCCCCGAAGACGGCGCGAAGATCGACGACGACGGCTACATCACCGTCCTCGGCCGGGTCGACGACGTCATCAACGTCTCCGGCCACCGCCTCGGTACGATGGAGATCGAAAGCGCCATCGTGGGCGTCTCCGGCGTCGCCGAAGCCGCCGTCGTCGGCGGCGAACACGACATCAAAGGCGAGGCCGTCTACACCTACGTCATTCCCGAGGACGGCTACGAGGGCGGCGACGACCTCCGCGAACAGATCGTCGAGGCCGTCGAGGACGCCATCGGGCCGATCGCTCGTCCCGAAGAGGTCGTCTTCACGCCCGAGCTGCCCAAGACGCGCTCGGGCAAGATCATGCGCCGGCTGCTCGAGGACATCGCCAGCGGCAACGAACTCGGCAACACCTCGACGCTGCGCAACCCCGAGGTCGTCGAAGACATCGCCGAACAGGTGCAAGGCGACTGA
- a CDS encoding bacterio-opsin activator domain-containing protein, which yields MSVDVEEAQPDVLSPDQYDALLDAAATYREVLVVRLAGEVGLRPAELTRLRPGDVTRVQVDPLRYLLSVPPADGDDDERTAYLPTDVERELRRYVRSNGIGDDESIFDVTPRRLQMLVSEVGDRAAELRNDSRLAAVSTSDLRQFFAYSSLVEHEVNPRVVKAVGGWRSFEGLEPYLPEPTDETIVDSFETVEDAANSPAESTPIGDDGAVRSLLAAGDRCALLRLDEDGYVDRWNRNAAALFGYRAGEIVGTHVSTFYTDDDVDRDVPERTLTAATDGSGVQDDGWRVRKDDSTFFATEIISPIRDERGRHCGFSVFVCDVSEFHDRLESARTDRDEARQALSIARLQRAVTQALFEASTHEQIETDTCAVIADADAYSFAWIDRRTFSSHRLEWRATSGIDPDDVDRLSATLDDPDDDSGDAPSVDLSIDRDVDLDRSTDDRFEGAVAGVPLVYGDTVYGTLRVGTTRTDAFDADEREWLETIGRQIGYGIAAVRRRNLLLSDTLVELEFACHDDRSFFVDAAERLSCRFELDSLVPISESTHLYYVHLEGASPAEVFDLAADDPGIEDCRLIETYEDGCRVEFVVHGSSPTLTLTEYGVTVLENVVDDGEATIVAECAADADLRTIVDGLRSKFPGSELLGKREVERSVQTAREFREGLEDRLTDKQEAALRAAYFGGYYDWPRESTAEEIADAMGISSPTLHNHLRKAQHELLRTFFDASSVEHGATDA from the coding sequence ATGAGTGTCGATGTCGAGGAGGCGCAACCTGACGTCCTCTCACCCGACCAGTACGACGCGCTCCTCGATGCGGCGGCGACGTACCGGGAAGTCCTCGTCGTTCGACTCGCAGGTGAGGTCGGTCTCCGTCCGGCGGAACTGACTCGCCTCCGTCCAGGTGACGTAACGCGCGTGCAGGTCGACCCGCTGCGGTATCTCCTCTCCGTTCCACCGGCCGACGGTGACGACGACGAGCGAACCGCGTACCTGCCGACCGACGTCGAGCGGGAACTGCGGCGGTACGTTCGGAGCAACGGAATCGGCGACGACGAGTCCATCTTCGACGTCACGCCGCGCCGACTCCAGATGCTCGTCTCCGAGGTCGGAGATCGGGCCGCAGAACTGCGAAACGACTCGCGGCTCGCCGCCGTCTCGACGAGCGATCTGCGGCAGTTTTTCGCCTACTCCTCGCTGGTCGAACACGAGGTCAACCCTCGCGTCGTGAAAGCCGTCGGCGGCTGGCGGAGTTTCGAAGGGCTCGAGCCGTACCTCCCGGAACCAACCGACGAGACGATCGTCGATTCCTTCGAGACGGTCGAGGACGCCGCCAACAGCCCTGCAGAGTCGACGCCGATCGGCGACGACGGTGCCGTCCGTTCCCTGCTGGCCGCGGGCGACCGGTGTGCGCTGCTCCGACTCGACGAGGACGGCTACGTCGATCGCTGGAACCGAAACGCGGCGGCGCTGTTCGGGTACCGGGCCGGTGAAATCGTCGGTACCCACGTCTCCACGTTCTACACCGACGACGACGTCGACCGCGACGTTCCAGAACGTACGCTGACCGCAGCGACCGACGGCTCCGGTGTCCAGGACGACGGCTGGCGCGTCAGAAAGGACGATTCGACGTTCTTCGCGACCGAAATCATCTCCCCCATCCGCGACGAGCGGGGCCGTCACTGTGGCTTTTCCGTGTTCGTCTGTGACGTCTCGGAGTTCCACGACCGCCTCGAGTCCGCACGCACCGACCGCGACGAGGCCCGGCAGGCGCTGTCGATCGCTCGCCTCCAGCGGGCGGTCACACAGGCGCTGTTCGAGGCGTCTACCCACGAGCAGATCGAGACGGACACCTGCGCGGTGATCGCCGACGCGGACGCCTACTCGTTCGCCTGGATCGATCGGCGAACGTTCTCCAGCCACCGCCTCGAGTGGCGCGCGACGAGCGGCATCGACCCCGACGACGTCGACCGACTGTCGGCGACCCTCGACGACCCCGACGACGACTCGGGCGACGCCCCGTCGGTGGACCTCTCGATCGACCGCGACGTCGACCTCGACCGGTCGACTGACGATCGGTTCGAGGGGGCCGTCGCGGGCGTCCCGCTCGTCTACGGCGACACGGTCTACGGAACACTCCGGGTCGGCACGACCCGAACGGACGCCTTCGACGCCGACGAGCGCGAGTGGCTCGAGACGATCGGACGACAGATCGGCTACGGCATCGCCGCCGTCAGGCGACGGAATCTCCTCCTGTCGGACACGCTGGTCGAACTCGAGTTCGCCTGCCACGACGACCGATCGTTCTTCGTCGACGCCGCAGAGCGCCTGAGCTGTCGGTTCGAACTCGACTCGCTCGTGCCGATCTCGGAGTCGACGCACCTCTACTACGTCCACCTCGAGGGCGCCTCGCCGGCCGAGGTCTTCGACCTGGCAGCGGACGACCCGGGGATCGAGGACTGTCGGCTGATCGAAACGTACGAAGACGGCTGTCGCGTCGAGTTCGTCGTCCACGGCTCTTCGCCGACGTTGACGCTGACGGAGTACGGCGTGACCGTCCTCGAGAACGTCGTCGACGACGGCGAGGCGACGATCGTCGCCGAGTGTGCCGCCGACGCCGACCTCCGGACGATCGTCGACGGCCTCCGGTCGAAGTTCCCAGGCTCGGAACTGCTCGGCAAACGCGAGGTCGAACGCTCTGTCCAGACCGCCCGCGAGTTCCGCGAAGGGCTCGAGGACCGACTGACGGACAAACAGGAGGCTGCGCTGAGAGCCGCGTACTTCGGTGGCTACTACGACTGGCCCCGGGAGAGTACGGCCGAAGAGATCGCCGACGCCATGGGAATCTCGTCGCCCACGCTGCACAACCACTTGCGGAAAGCCCAACACGAACTGCTCCGGACGTTCTTCGACGCGTCGTCCGTCGAGCACGGCGCGACCGACGCGTGA
- the acs gene encoding acetate--CoA ligase, which produces MDYRNGRGQDTSSVGPPQRPPSSFVEQANVTDEGIYEAFEENWPACWERAAALLEWDEAYDDVLDEEDAPFYEWFTGGKLNASYNCLDRHLEAGRKNHAAIIWEGKRGESQTYTYRELFVKVNEFAAALRDLGVEEDDVVTIYLPMIPELPIAMLACARIGAPHSVVFAGLSADALATRMDAADSEYLVTCDGYYRRGDAFNQLSKADNALLSLEQDVSTVVVDRLGEDLPHVLGDRQYDYHDLVAEHAGETVDPVSRGSEDMLFLMYTSGTTGKPKGVVHTTGGYLSYAAWTTRAVLDVEPNDTHWCSADIGWITGHTYIVYGPLALGTTTVMYEGTPDYPDRDRLWEIVDRNAVDVFYTAPTAVQAFMKWGEQYPNQHDLSSLRLLGTVGEPISPRPWRWYYEHIGDEECPIVDTWWQTETGGITVTTLPGIKSMKPGAAGPPLPGIDARVVDDDGESVSPGESGYLTLHRPWPGMARTLYDGDEQFVEEYWRQFSTPDDDEWVYFSGDAARIDDDDYITILGRVDDVINVAGHRLSTMEIESAILGVSGVAEAAVVGGNGGSSGTDVYAYVSTENGAEPGPSLAAAVTASIESAIGPIARPEEVVFTSELPKTRSGKIMRRLLEDIASDEELGDTSALRNPEIVGEIQAATRDE; this is translated from the coding sequence ATGGACTATCGGAACGGGAGGGGCCAGGATACGTCGTCCGTCGGTCCACCCCAGCGCCCTCCATCGTCGTTCGTCGAGCAGGCGAACGTCACCGACGAGGGCATCTACGAGGCGTTCGAGGAGAACTGGCCGGCCTGCTGGGAGCGTGCAGCGGCGCTTCTCGAGTGGGACGAGGCGTACGACGACGTCCTCGACGAGGAGGACGCGCCGTTTTACGAGTGGTTCACCGGCGGCAAGCTAAACGCCTCGTACAACTGTCTGGACCGACACCTCGAGGCGGGTCGGAAGAACCACGCCGCGATCATCTGGGAGGGGAAACGCGGCGAGTCACAGACGTACACCTATCGCGAACTGTTCGTCAAGGTAAACGAGTTCGCGGCGGCACTGCGGGACCTCGGCGTCGAGGAAGACGACGTGGTGACGATCTATCTCCCGATGATCCCGGAGTTGCCGATCGCGATGCTCGCGTGTGCCCGCATCGGCGCGCCACACAGCGTCGTCTTCGCCGGCCTCTCTGCGGACGCGCTGGCGACGCGGATGGACGCCGCCGACAGCGAGTACCTCGTCACCTGCGACGGTTACTACCGCCGTGGAGACGCGTTCAACCAGCTGAGCAAGGCCGACAACGCCTTGCTCTCGCTCGAGCAGGACGTCTCGACCGTCGTCGTCGACCGGCTGGGTGAGGACCTGCCACACGTCCTCGGCGACCGACAGTACGACTATCACGACCTCGTCGCCGAGCACGCCGGCGAGACCGTCGATCCTGTCTCCCGCGGCTCGGAGGACATGCTGTTTCTGATGTACACCTCGGGGACGACCGGCAAACCAAAAGGCGTCGTCCACACGACGGGCGGCTACCTCTCCTATGCCGCCTGGACGACGCGCGCGGTCCTCGACGTGGAACCGAACGACACTCACTGGTGTTCGGCGGACATCGGCTGGATCACGGGCCACACCTACATCGTCTACGGGCCGCTCGCGCTCGGGACGACGACGGTCATGTACGAGGGGACGCCCGACTACCCCGATCGCGATCGCCTCTGGGAGATCGTCGACCGAAACGCCGTCGACGTCTTCTACACGGCACCGACCGCGGTCCAAGCGTTCATGAAGTGGGGCGAGCAGTACCCCAACCAGCACGACCTCTCGTCGCTGCGTCTGCTCGGGACCGTCGGCGAGCCGATCAGTCCGCGTCCGTGGCGGTGGTACTACGAACACATCGGCGACGAGGAGTGTCCGATCGTCGACACCTGGTGGCAGACCGAAACGGGCGGCATAACCGTCACGACGCTGCCCGGAATCAAGTCGATGAAACCGGGTGCTGCCGGGCCGCCACTGCCCGGCATCGACGCGCGCGTCGTCGACGACGACGGCGAGTCGGTCAGTCCGGGGGAATCGGGCTACCTCACGCTACACCGACCGTGGCCGGGAATGGCACGAACGCTGTACGACGGCGACGAGCAGTTCGTCGAGGAGTACTGGCGGCAGTTCTCGACGCCCGACGACGACGAGTGGGTCTACTTCAGCGGCGACGCGGCCCGTATCGACGACGACGATTACATCACTATCCTCGGTCGGGTCGACGACGTCATCAACGTCGCCGGACACAGGCTGAGCACGATGGAGATCGAGTCGGCGATTCTCGGCGTCTCCGGCGTCGCCGAAGCCGCCGTCGTCGGCGGAAACGGCGGCTCGAGTGGAACCGACGTCTACGCCTACGTCAGCACGGAAAACGGCGCCGAACCCGGCCCGTCGCTCGCCGCCGCCGTCACCGCGAGCATCGAGTCGGCGATCGGTCCGATCGCCCGCCCCGAGGAGGTCGTCTTCACGTCCGAACTGCCCAAGACGCGCTCGGGCAAGATCATGCGCCGACTCCTCGAGGACATCGCCAGCGACGAGGAGTTAGGCGACACGAGCGCGCTGCGAAACCCGGAAATCGTCGGTGAGATTCAGGCTGCGACTCGCGACGAGTAA